Proteins encoded within one genomic window of Campylobacter showae CSUNSWCD:
- a CDS encoding phosphopantetheine-binding protein gives MNELIDEIKELIIKSLNLEDMKPSDIDENEPLFNEGLGLDSVDALELGLAVQKNYGLVLDSKTANLKEIFYSVKSLAQYIFENRK, from the coding sequence ATGAACGAACTAATAGATGAGATAAAAGAGCTCATCATAAAGAGCTTAAATTTAGAGGATATGAAACCAAGCGATATCGATGAGAACGAGCCGCTTTTTAACGAAGGGCTAGGTCTTGATAGCGTCGATGCGCTCGAGCTTGGCCTTGCGGTACAAAAAAACTACGGCCTAGTACTGGACTCTAAAACGGCAAATTTAAAAGAGATTTTTTACAGCGTAAAAAGCCTCGCGCAATACATCTTTGAAA